From a region of the Candidatus Methylacidiphilales bacterium genome:
- a CDS encoding phenylacetate--CoA ligase: MFLDKIESASEKELQALQLERLKGTIHHAYHNNPFWKKHFDQHKVGPDTIKSLSDLAKFPFLVKEDLRKQYPFGMFCVPQKEISRIHASSGTTGSPTVVGYTKHDIDDWANVVARSIFTAGGRPGDIVQVSYGYGLFTGGLGAHYGAERLGCVVVPHSVGQTERQIKLLKDFQSKIIMVTPSYLLTIADAMDSCGVRKEELGLRIGILGAEPWTFAMREEIERRIGIDALDIYGLSEVIGPGVGQESSLHKGTTILWEDYFYPEIIDPDGNVLPMGESGELVFTSLRKQAMPIIRYRTRDITKLNPPSHGRCMRSMDRIVGRNDDMMIIRGVNVFPSQLEEQIITCNGLRANYQIQLYKKDRLDMLLLQVESEHAGVDINTIKNELVKKIKTFVGIQVEVSIVPKDSLPKSEGKAKRVTDKRGE; the protein is encoded by the coding sequence ATGTTTCTAGACAAGATTGAATCAGCATCTGAGAAAGAATTACAAGCACTTCAACTCGAGCGATTAAAAGGCACCATTCATCATGCCTACCACAATAATCCTTTTTGGAAAAAACACTTTGATCAACATAAGGTCGGTCCTGATACAATCAAATCACTTTCTGATTTGGCTAAGTTTCCATTTTTAGTTAAAGAGGATTTACGCAAACAATACCCATTCGGAATGTTTTGTGTCCCGCAAAAAGAAATATCAAGGATACATGCTTCAAGTGGTACCACGGGATCTCCAACAGTCGTGGGTTATACGAAACACGATATTGATGATTGGGCAAATGTAGTAGCAAGAAGTATTTTTACTGCAGGTGGTAGGCCAGGTGATATAGTGCAGGTCTCTTATGGATACGGACTATTTACTGGAGGACTAGGAGCGCATTACGGAGCTGAACGATTAGGTTGTGTAGTAGTGCCTCATTCAGTCGGTCAAACAGAACGACAGATAAAGTTACTTAAAGATTTTCAATCTAAAATTATAATGGTTACTCCTTCATATCTACTCACCATTGCAGATGCTATGGATAGTTGTGGGGTGCGCAAAGAAGAGTTGGGTTTGCGTATTGGTATATTAGGAGCCGAACCATGGACATTTGCCATGCGTGAAGAGATTGAAAGAAGAATCGGTATTGACGCTCTAGACATTTATGGATTATCAGAAGTTATTGGTCCTGGTGTTGGGCAAGAATCTAGCCTCCATAAAGGCACCACGATACTATGGGAAGATTATTTTTATCCTGAAATTATTGACCCAGATGGGAATGTATTACCAATGGGAGAGAGTGGTGAATTGGTGTTCACTTCCTTACGAAAACAAGCAATGCCCATAATTCGCTATCGTACTAGAGATATAACAAAACTCAACCCACCTTCCCATGGCCGATGTATGAGGAGCATGGATAGAATAGTTGGAAGAAATGATGACATGATGATAATTCGCGGGGTAAATGTGTTTCCATCGCAACTAGAAGAGCAAATTATTACTTGTAATGGTTTGCGAGCAAATTATCAAATCCAACTCTACAAAAAAGATCGGCTTGATATGCTTCTATTACAAGTAGAGTCAGAGCATGCTGGGGTAGATATCAATACCATCAAAAATGAATTAGTAAAAAAAATTAAGACCTTTGTTGGCATTCAAGTTGAAGTCTCAATAGTTCCAAAAGACAGTTTGCCAAAATCAGAAGGTAAAGCAAAAAGAGTAACAGACAAAAGAGGAGAATAA
- a CDS encoding amidase family protein, whose protein sequence is MSKKIIVISLLASMMYLGGCADKSKTNPVATKIESLQQQYETVKQYNSFLEIDFDNVKNQAKALDAQPIKGALHGLTIAVKDNIDALPYHTTAGTKAFAGYKPTKNASTVQRLVDQGALMVGKTNMHELAFGITNINASYGTAHNAINFDYIAGGSSGGTAVAVALGLVDAGLGSDTGGSGRIPAAFNGVVGFRPTTGRYANDGLVPISPTRDTVTIMAKTVDLVRTLDAVLSGTKPSSKKFKPEEISSITIGIPRNYFYESLTPEVSQNIELAIAILKRLGAKIVEAPLPGVGELNEKISFPIVLFESGKGFNELLATYAPNLTNPKDFLNNVQSPDVRATYEKFIIPHGIPESVYTDAIANKRPELQALYKKYFEEHKIDIILIPVTPSQTIPIAGNEEQFKLNGKMVPTFQTMIKNMDPSSNAGIPGIAIPFGKTLTGIPIGIELESFEGNDEYLLAVAELILSLLQKESTP, encoded by the coding sequence ATGAGTAAAAAAATAATTGTAATTTCATTATTAGCAAGCATGATGTATCTTGGAGGATGCGCTGACAAAAGCAAAACAAATCCAGTAGCAACAAAGATTGAATCTCTGCAGCAACAATATGAAACAGTCAAACAATACAATAGCTTTTTAGAAATTGATTTTGATAATGTAAAGAATCAAGCAAAAGCTTTAGACGCACAACCTATCAAAGGGGCGTTGCATGGCTTAACTATTGCTGTAAAGGATAATATTGACGCTTTGCCATATCACACCACAGCAGGCACTAAGGCCTTTGCAGGATACAAACCGACAAAAAACGCTTCTACAGTTCAAAGATTAGTAGATCAAGGCGCACTTATGGTTGGTAAAACTAATATGCATGAATTAGCATTTGGGATCACGAACATTAATGCAAGCTACGGCACCGCACATAACGCAATAAATTTTGATTACATAGCTGGTGGGAGTAGCGGCGGTACTGCTGTAGCAGTTGCCCTAGGATTAGTTGATGCTGGATTAGGTTCTGATACAGGGGGTTCAGGCAGAATACCGGCTGCTTTTAACGGAGTGGTTGGTTTTAGACCTACAACAGGTAGATACGCAAACGACGGTCTTGTGCCAATTTCTCCTACCCGAGATACTGTTACCATAATGGCAAAAACGGTGGATCTGGTAAGGACTTTAGACGCCGTCCTTTCTGGTACTAAGCCTTCTTCCAAAAAATTTAAGCCCGAAGAGATTTCTTCAATTACCATTGGGATACCTAGGAATTATTTTTACGAATCACTAACTCCTGAAGTTTCACAAAATATTGAACTTGCCATTGCAATCTTAAAACGATTAGGAGCTAAGATTGTTGAGGCGCCCTTACCAGGTGTTGGTGAATTAAATGAGAAAATTAGTTTCCCAATTGTATTATTTGAATCAGGAAAAGGATTTAACGAACTGCTCGCTACCTACGCACCAAATCTAACTAACCCCAAGGACTTTTTGAACAATGTTCAATCTCCGGATGTTCGTGCAACATATGAAAAGTTTATTATTCCTCATGGTATTCCAGAATCTGTCTATACCGATGCTATCGCAAATAAACGACCTGAGTTACAAGCTCTTTATAAAAAATATTTTGAAGAGCATAAAATTGATATTATCTTGATTCCAGTAACTCCTAGTCAAACAATTCCTATAGCAGGAAATGAAGAACAATTTAAGCTAAATGGCAAAATGGTGCCTACGTTTCAGACTATGATTAAAAACATGGATCCTTCAAGCAATGCAGGGATTCCTGGGATAGCCATTCCGTTTGGAAAAACATTAACTGGTATTCCTATTGGTATTGAGCTAGAATCTTTTGAAGGTAACGATGAGTATTTACTTGCCGTAGCGGAACTGATACTTAGCTTACTTCAAAAAGAATCAACTCCTTAA
- a CDS encoding acetyl-CoA C-acyltransferase, with translation MSLIEGAFICDYQRTAIGRYNGSLASVRPDDLLAITIQALMTRNPSVDWSTVSDVLAGCANQAGEDNRCVARMAVLLSGLPISVSATTINRLCASGMDAVAFASASIKAQDGWMFLAGGVESMTRAPFVLGKSPTAFSREATMYDTTIGWRFINKKIAEQFGTLSMPETGEEVAKRFAISRERQDEFAFASQQKYAQSFKQGRFAEEITPVKIPSSKGGGKGGSIDFLIDEHPRQDTSLEKLQSLSPLFTHGTVTAGNASGVNDGAAMTLLANQAAIKQFSLNPIAQIVAVARSGVEPNIMGIGPRDACRALIKKTGLSIDEIDLFEINEAFASQVLACLSELGISDNDPRVNPNGGAIALGHPLGMSGTRLIGTLALELKLKSLTYGIATMCVGVGQGVAVLLKKV, from the coding sequence ATGTCATTAATTGAAGGAGCATTTATTTGTGATTACCAACGCACCGCAATTGGTCGTTATAACGGAAGTTTAGCATCAGTTAGGCCTGATGATTTACTTGCGATCACGATACAAGCTCTTATGACAAGAAATCCAAGTGTTGACTGGAGTACCGTTAGCGATGTATTAGCAGGATGCGCGAATCAAGCTGGTGAGGACAATCGATGCGTGGCTCGGATGGCCGTGTTACTCAGCGGATTGCCAATCTCAGTGAGCGCGACTACCATTAATAGACTATGTGCATCAGGTATGGACGCAGTTGCTTTTGCAAGTGCCAGTATCAAAGCCCAAGATGGTTGGATGTTTTTAGCTGGTGGTGTAGAAAGCATGACTCGTGCACCATTTGTACTTGGTAAATCTCCAACTGCTTTTTCTAGAGAAGCCACAATGTACGACACAACCATTGGCTGGCGTTTTATCAATAAAAAAATCGCAGAGCAGTTTGGCACCTTAAGCATGCCTGAAACTGGTGAGGAGGTTGCAAAAAGATTTGCTATTTCCAGAGAAAGACAAGATGAGTTTGCTTTTGCATCGCAACAAAAATACGCACAGTCATTTAAACAAGGCCGTTTTGCAGAGGAAATTACTCCAGTAAAAATTCCCAGTTCTAAAGGTGGTGGTAAAGGTGGTTCCATAGATTTTTTAATTGACGAACATCCGCGCCAAGACACCTCGCTTGAGAAGTTGCAGAGTCTGTCACCTTTATTTACTCATGGCACGGTAACCGCAGGGAATGCGAGTGGAGTTAATGATGGGGCCGCAATGACATTATTAGCAAACCAAGCTGCGATAAAGCAATTTTCACTAAATCCCATTGCACAAATAGTTGCCGTCGCCCGAAGTGGGGTTGAGCCAAATATAATGGGCATCGGTCCGCGTGATGCTTGCAGGGCGCTCATTAAAAAAACCGGATTATCAATTGATGAGATTGATCTTTTTGAAATTAATGAAGCGTTTGCCAGCCAGGTATTAGCTTGTCTAAGTGAGCTGGGTATTAGTGATAATGACCCTAGGGTAAATCCAAATGGAGGTGCCATCGCACTCGGTCACCCGCTCGGTATGAGTGGAACAAGATTAATTGGAACCCTTGCGCTTGAGCTCAAACTTAAATCTCTCACCTACGGCATCGCCACCATGTGTGTTGGTGTCGGGCAAGGAGTCGCAGTACTCCTTAAAAAGGTTTAA
- a CDS encoding MBL fold metallo-hydrolase, which produces MNKKFASHADTEEKNIHFTKLSDRAYAYTAEGDPNTGIIIGDKEVLVIDTQATPIMAQDVIARVAGVTDKPIRHVLLTHYHAVRVLGASAYSPVSIIASQPTFELICERGEQDYKSEVGRFPRLFRGVDSVPGLTWPTHVFSNAMKFFMGKTRVDISNPGRGHTKGDTIAWLEQERILFSGDLVEYGATPYSGDAYHRDWPSTLDKLLALQPEMLVPGRGEAVIGKKKCIEAIEGTREFVQAMFSSVEAGKKKGKSLSECYIDAYTTLAPKYKQWVIFEHCLPFDITRCFDEAGNEYPDPRIWTDSRDQDMWHSLQSALDTVNKT; this is translated from the coding sequence ATGAATAAAAAATTTGCATCACACGCTGATACTGAAGAAAAAAATATCCATTTTACCAAGCTGTCTGATCGAGCTTATGCCTACACCGCAGAAGGTGATCCTAACACTGGGATTATCATTGGCGACAAAGAAGTGCTAGTCATAGACACCCAAGCAACTCCTATCATGGCGCAGGATGTTATTGCCAGAGTCGCAGGCGTTACTGACAAACCTATCCGTCATGTGCTCCTTACACACTATCACGCTGTTCGTGTTTTAGGTGCGAGTGCTTACTCACCAGTAAGTATTATTGCATCGCAACCTACTTTTGAATTAATTTGCGAACGAGGTGAGCAAGATTACAAAAGTGAGGTAGGTAGATTCCCTAGACTATTTAGAGGGGTGGATTCTGTACCTGGATTAACTTGGCCCACCCATGTCTTTAGCAATGCAATGAAATTTTTTATGGGCAAGACCCGCGTTGACATTTCAAACCCAGGTCGAGGTCACACCAAAGGCGACACGATAGCTTGGTTAGAACAAGAACGAATTTTATTCTCAGGTGATCTTGTTGAGTATGGTGCAACTCCATATAGTGGTGATGCCTATCATCGCGACTGGCCTTCTACATTAGATAAACTTCTCGCATTACAACCTGAGATGCTCGTACCTGGCCGAGGCGAAGCGGTAATTGGTAAAAAGAAATGTATAGAAGCTATTGAAGGCACTAGAGAATTTGTGCAGGCCATGTTCTCAAGCGTGGAAGCTGGGAAGAAAAAAGGTAAATCCTTGTCTGAGTGTTATATTGACGCCTACACCACTTTGGCACCAAAATACAAACAATGGGTTATCTTTGAGCATTGCTTGCCTTTTGACATTACCAGATGTTTTGATGAAGCTGGTAACGAATATCCCGACCCAAGAATTTGGACTGATAGTAGAGATCAAGACATGTGGCACTCATTACAATCAGCGTTAGATACGGTAAATAAAACCTAA
- a CDS encoding FAD-dependent monooxygenase, producing MPITDFSFTTYESTVHEDLDNQTTRTVPVIIVGAGPSGLTLALELAAQQIPSVIIDKDSTVSFGSRAICYSKRTLEILGRLGIGKKLLAKGVRWNDGSVFLQNSLIYKYRLVNEKDFQMPAFINLQQYYLEDYLVQAVLMQPLISLRFEESVSNLVAHRSGSIVTVTSQKGTYQLACQYLIAADGTNSTIRSMMNLHPVGESFEDYFLICDVKTSTTYTNERIYWFNPSFYPQGSVLRHQQPDKVIRIDFQLGPHCNPEVENQPAQVAKYLNAMLGENGWSLEWSSIYKFRCRRLSSFVHNNVIFLGDSAHQVSPFGARGANGAIAAAQNLGWKLARVLKKIAPKKLLQSYDEERGYASDINILNSTRSALFISPLNQTCQTIRDSVLSLAKNHSAVQPLVNSGRLSEHCDYPASTLSDQQDGCWLMQDAPLTHQGKNKWLHNVLSNKFTLLSYLLPHNKTIETYCQNHGDLNYLVIGKNANQYLDRKKLLPNRLRLQEPCLLLIRPDQYRCASFKSFNPSQVSRAYNRAIGRLS from the coding sequence ATGCCAATCACGGATTTTTCATTTACCACCTATGAAAGCACGGTACATGAAGATTTAGATAACCAAACAACACGAACCGTTCCGGTAATAATTGTTGGCGCAGGGCCGAGTGGATTAACGCTTGCGCTTGAATTGGCGGCCCAACAAATCCCTTCAGTAATAATTGATAAAGACTCCACAGTTAGCTTTGGCTCACGGGCGATTTGTTATAGCAAAAGAACTTTAGAAATTCTAGGACGACTTGGGATTGGCAAAAAACTTCTAGCCAAAGGAGTTAGATGGAATGATGGTTCAGTATTTTTACAAAATTCCCTGATCTACAAATACCGATTAGTAAATGAAAAAGATTTTCAGATGCCGGCATTTATTAATTTACAACAATATTATCTTGAAGATTACCTGGTGCAGGCAGTTTTGATGCAGCCACTTATTTCTCTTAGATTTGAAGAATCGGTTTCAAATCTTGTCGCGCACAGGTCTGGATCCATTGTCACCGTCACTTCACAGAAGGGAACCTACCAACTTGCGTGCCAATATCTCATCGCTGCAGATGGGACAAACAGCACGATTAGATCGATGATGAATCTTCATCCGGTAGGAGAATCTTTTGAAGATTATTTTTTAATTTGTGATGTAAAAACTTCAACTACCTACACCAATGAAAGAATCTATTGGTTCAATCCTTCTTTTTACCCCCAAGGCTCAGTATTGCGCCATCAACAACCAGACAAAGTTATTAGAATTGATTTTCAACTTGGTCCACATTGCAATCCTGAAGTAGAAAATCAGCCTGCGCAAGTGGCAAAATATCTTAATGCCATGCTTGGTGAGAACGGCTGGTCACTTGAATGGTCAAGTATTTATAAATTCAGGTGTCGCAGGCTTTCTTCCTTTGTGCACAACAATGTTATATTTCTCGGTGATAGCGCACATCAAGTTTCACCATTTGGAGCACGAGGCGCAAATGGAGCAATTGCAGCTGCTCAAAACCTCGGATGGAAACTAGCAAGAGTACTGAAAAAAATCGCGCCTAAAAAACTTCTTCAGTCATACGATGAGGAGCGAGGCTATGCTTCAGATATTAATATACTCAATTCTACTAGATCGGCATTGTTTATTAGCCCCCTCAACCAAACTTGTCAAACCATACGAGATTCGGTGCTTTCTCTCGCAAAAAACCACTCTGCAGTTCAGCCCCTAGTAAATAGTGGCAGATTATCAGAGCATTGTGATTACCCCGCCAGCACGCTAAGCGACCAGCAAGATGGTTGTTGGTTGATGCAGGACGCTCCGCTCACTCATCAAGGAAAAAATAAATGGTTACATAATGTACTTTCAAATAAATTCACTTTACTGTCTTACCTGTTACCCCACAATAAAACTATTGAAACCTATTGTCAAAACCATGGCGATCTTAACTATCTCGTCATAGGGAAAAACGCAAATCAATATCTTGACAGAAAAAAATTACTTCCAAATCGATTACGGTTGCAAGAACCCTGCCTGTTATTAATTAGACCCGACCAGTATCGCTGTGCAAGCTTTAAGAGCTTTAATCCAAGTCAGGTTTCACGAGCGTACAATCGTGCGATTGGGAGACTTTCATGA
- the hmgA gene encoding homogentisate 1,2-dioxygenase yields MMKVSYLTGFGNEHSSEAVVGALPLGCFSPQKPPLGLYAEKFSSTAFTAPRAKNRRSWFYRMLPSVVRSEMQRLANQYPNWRTAGIGSDEELAEYDPRAMRWDPIPPAQKQIDFLSSIRTVAIAGDTRTQIGTAVSLYQFSKNNERLYFVNADAEMLFIPHQGDLIIKTECGVLELAPLEIAVIPRGMVFSVNCKGGSVAAGYLCENYGAPLDLPERGPIGSDGFANDRDFLYPQAWYEEGIGDCKLIRKIAGLFFETALQDSPLDVVAWVGNSAPYKYNLQLFNTINTVSYDHPDPSIFTVLTSQSDTPGVANIDFVIFPPRWMVAENTFRPPWFHRNCMSEWMGLIHGVYDAKPDGFIPGGMSLHNTMTPHGPDVQAHTHGSESELKPVHLLGTMAFMVETRYTLFPTLFALDTSARQKEYHQCWQGFSKKFKKP; encoded by the coding sequence ATGATGAAAGTAAGTTATTTAACTGGGTTTGGCAATGAGCATAGCAGCGAAGCGGTGGTCGGAGCACTACCACTCGGTTGTTTTTCTCCTCAAAAACCCCCACTAGGGCTTTATGCCGAAAAATTTTCTTCTACTGCCTTTACCGCACCTCGCGCAAAAAACCGAAGAAGTTGGTTTTACCGAATGTTACCTTCAGTGGTACGAAGTGAAATGCAACGGCTAGCGAACCAGTACCCAAATTGGCGAACGGCAGGTATTGGGAGCGATGAGGAACTCGCTGAGTACGATCCTCGTGCAATGCGCTGGGATCCGATTCCACCAGCACAAAAGCAAATTGATTTCCTGTCTTCTATTAGAACTGTCGCTATCGCAGGTGACACGAGAACACAAATAGGTACTGCAGTTAGTCTGTATCAATTTTCTAAAAATAATGAGCGATTGTATTTTGTTAATGCTGATGCGGAGATGCTTTTTATCCCCCACCAAGGTGATCTCATTATTAAAACTGAATGTGGGGTGTTAGAATTAGCTCCTTTAGAAATTGCTGTAATTCCGCGTGGTATGGTATTCTCAGTTAACTGCAAAGGTGGTTCGGTAGCAGCGGGCTATCTTTGTGAAAATTACGGTGCGCCATTAGACCTTCCTGAGCGTGGTCCAATCGGATCGGATGGCTTTGCTAATGATCGAGATTTTTTATATCCACAGGCTTGGTATGAGGAGGGAATTGGTGATTGCAAGTTAATTAGAAAAATTGCCGGCTTATTTTTTGAGACAGCTCTGCAAGATTCCCCGTTGGATGTTGTTGCATGGGTGGGGAATAGCGCACCATACAAATATAACTTACAACTGTTCAACACCATAAATACTGTTTCTTATGATCATCCTGACCCTTCAATTTTCACTGTGCTAACTTCACAAAGTGATACACCAGGTGTGGCTAATATTGATTTTGTGATTTTTCCACCGCGCTGGATGGTTGCGGAAAACACTTTTAGACCTCCATGGTTTCACCGTAATTGTATGAGTGAGTGGATGGGATTAATTCATGGAGTGTATGACGCAAAACCCGATGGATTTATTCCTGGTGGCATGAGTTTGCATAATACCATGACACCCCATGGCCCTGATGTGCAGGCCCATACGCATGGAAGTGAAAGCGAGTTAAAGCCAGTTCATTTACTCGGTACCATGGCGTTTATGGTAGAGACGAGATATACTTTATTCCCAACCTTGTTTGCACTCGACACTTCAGCTAGGCAAAAAGAATATCACCAATGCTGGCAAGGGTTTTCAAAAAAATTTAAAAAACCTTAA
- the fahA gene encoding fumarylacetoacetase, whose amino-acid sequence MIFTLDETHSPKRNSFITSAQSQTTEFPIQNLPFAVAQNGNRNSIMVGIGDLLFNLSAFCEAHSQAIDIPSVTCSALLHSDMSKLMNLSFSQLLTLRHSISNLLCESSVHKDKILAHCSPIAQAQFVLPTIIGDYTDFYASYYHAQTVGKMFRPDQPLMPNYVHVPIGYHGRSSSIRVSPSIVKRPKGQIKNPDQPLPTYSSTAKLDFEVELGIFIRGGNQLGEPIPIESAEEYIFGYCLLNDWSARDIQSWEYQPLGPFLGKSFATTISPFVITGFALTPFFVAHKRIAGLPSTLPYLTKEPSLIPDISITASILSPMLRKTSSSPKVICKTNNSFLLWTPAQCIAHHSSNGCNLQSGDLLGTGTISGPEPSQAGSLLELTANGKTPIAISNDEGRTFLLDGDSVLLKATCTANQAVSIGFGEAFATIEP is encoded by the coding sequence ATGATTTTTACACTAGACGAAACACACTCTCCAAAACGAAATAGCTTTATCACAAGCGCACAATCTCAAACCACAGAATTTCCCATACAGAATCTCCCTTTTGCAGTAGCGCAAAACGGAAATAGAAATTCTATCATGGTTGGGATCGGTGACTTACTTTTTAACCTATCAGCATTTTGCGAAGCGCATTCACAAGCAATTGATATACCTAGCGTGACCTGTAGCGCTCTACTTCATTCCGATATGTCAAAGCTTATGAATTTATCTTTTTCACAATTACTAACCTTACGGCATAGTATCTCAAATCTACTTTGTGAATCTTCAGTTCATAAAGATAAAATTCTCGCGCACTGTTCTCCGATTGCCCAGGCACAATTTGTTCTTCCAACCATTATTGGTGATTATACTGATTTTTACGCATCCTACTACCACGCGCAAACCGTTGGTAAAATGTTTAGGCCTGATCAGCCCCTAATGCCGAACTATGTGCATGTGCCAATCGGATACCATGGCAGAAGCTCTAGTATTCGGGTAAGTCCATCAATAGTAAAACGACCTAAAGGACAAATTAAAAATCCAGATCAACCTCTACCGACATACAGTTCAACTGCAAAACTAGACTTTGAAGTTGAGCTCGGAATATTTATTAGAGGCGGTAATCAATTGGGTGAGCCTATCCCAATTGAATCAGCAGAAGAATATATTTTTGGTTATTGTTTACTCAACGATTGGTCAGCTCGTGATATTCAATCTTGGGAATATCAACCACTTGGTCCATTTTTAGGTAAAAGTTTTGCAACCACTATTTCTCCATTTGTAATCACTGGTTTTGCATTAACGCCTTTTTTTGTGGCTCATAAGAGAATTGCTGGACTTCCGTCCACGCTCCCTTACTTAACTAAAGAACCTTCATTAATTCCTGATATCTCAATTACCGCCTCAATACTTTCTCCAATGCTGCGAAAAACCTCAAGCTCACCTAAGGTTATTTGTAAAACAAATAATTCATTTTTACTCTGGACTCCAGCCCAATGTATCGCCCATCATTCCAGCAATGGATGCAACTTACAATCAGGTGATTTATTAGGTACTGGAACTATTTCTGGCCCTGAACCCTCGCAGGCTGGCTCTCTATTAGAATTAACCGCCAATGGTAAAACACCAATTGCTATATCTAACGATGAGGGGCGAACATTTCTACTCGATGGTGATAGCGTACTTCTCAAAGCCACATGCACAGCTAATCAGGCAGTCTCAATTGGATTTGGGGAAGCGTTCGCCACCATCGAGCCATAG